The proteins below come from a single Dinghuibacter silviterrae genomic window:
- a CDS encoding glycosyltransferase: protein MKFWLLTTEYPPFFGGGIGTYAHNTARMMADRGDEVTVFVPGKGELPYAVHKEDGVRVVQVNLHRTPEAACLGHVARQSYEFALTVRDLIRLEGKPDVIESQEYLGLPYFVLQFKALRYPELEDVPVLLSIHAPAFLYLRYNRDSTYRYPNYWTAEMEWSCIASADRIIAPSHYILDEIRRLGPLPEERTMVLRYPFAFTPAASQKPPLKRGKLVFWGKLSPQKGVFELLRYMSKMWDNGFPYDLTVYGGKDIVYHPEMRTMGQLLEERYGEYIKRGLLHFAGKVHPSEIEARFSDAHVVIIPSTLDNFPFATIEALALGNVVLGSQQAGHRELIRDGETGFLFDHNDPGTFEKQLQRIMDMEEAGLRRIGEAAAAHVRDTLGYDLIYGQKRAVLEEMAATKSPLTAFRFTRPLPVPAAVTPSPKGTLLSVVIPFYNMATYIRECVDSIKASQHQHLEIIIVDDGSKGPENLEILMTLESEPGIRVLHQANGGLAHARNVGASVATGEYLAFLDADDTVHPGYYRKAIRVLEAYDNVSFVGSWVQYFGTTHHTWAAWNPELPYALLHNPVCSGSLVYKRQAFLEGGLNDRALEYGLEDYDSVLQLLSTGHRGVVLPETLFRYRIRKDSMMRNMTHQKQLYTYQHISHKYPELYRHYAVDLFNLFQANGPSYAYDNPTVEITVTTHQVEADGLRARLKQKFKRIPGAKRVYLTLKAMLR from the coding sequence ATGAAGTTTTGGCTTTTAACGACAGAATACCCGCCCTTTTTTGGGGGCGGGATTGGAACTTATGCGCATAACACAGCCCGGATGATGGCCGACAGGGGTGACGAAGTCACCGTTTTTGTGCCCGGTAAGGGCGAACTCCCCTACGCCGTCCACAAAGAGGACGGGGTCCGGGTGGTCCAGGTCAACCTGCACCGCACCCCGGAAGCCGCGTGTCTGGGACACGTTGCCCGTCAAAGCTACGAGTTCGCCCTCACCGTCCGGGACCTCATCCGGCTGGAAGGCAAACCCGACGTCATCGAATCCCAGGAATACCTGGGGTTGCCCTATTTCGTCCTCCAGTTCAAAGCGCTGCGCTACCCTGAGCTGGAAGACGTCCCGGTGTTGTTGTCGATCCATGCCCCTGCTTTTCTTTACCTCCGCTACAACCGCGATTCCACGTACCGTTACCCCAACTACTGGACGGCGGAAATGGAGTGGAGCTGTATCGCGTCCGCGGACCGCATCATCGCCCCCTCGCACTATATCCTTGACGAGATCCGGCGCCTGGGGCCATTACCCGAGGAAAGGACGATGGTCCTGCGCTATCCCTTTGCCTTCACCCCCGCGGCTTCGCAAAAGCCCCCGCTGAAAAGAGGCAAGCTCGTGTTTTGGGGCAAGCTGTCCCCGCAAAAAGGCGTCTTCGAGCTTCTTCGTTATATGAGCAAGATGTGGGACAACGGCTTCCCTTACGACCTGACGGTATACGGAGGAAAAGATATTGTCTATCATCCGGAAATGCGGACCATGGGCCAGTTGCTCGAAGAACGCTATGGGGAGTACATCAAGCGCGGGCTGCTCCATTTTGCCGGTAAAGTCCACCCCAGCGAGATCGAAGCCCGTTTTTCGGATGCACACGTCGTCATCATCCCCAGCACCCTGGACAACTTCCCCTTTGCCACGATCGAAGCGCTTGCCCTTGGCAACGTCGTCCTGGGTTCCCAACAGGCCGGGCACCGGGAACTGATCCGGGACGGGGAAACCGGTTTTCTATTTGATCACAACGACCCGGGGACCTTTGAAAAACAGCTCCAGCGGATCATGGACATGGAGGAAGCCGGGCTTCGAAGGATAGGGGAGGCCGCGGCAGCGCATGTGCGCGACACGCTGGGATACGATCTGATATACGGGCAAAAGAGGGCAGTCCTTGAAGAGATGGCGGCCACGAAAAGCCCGTTGACGGCATTCCGGTTTACAAGACCTTTGCCGGTACCCGCCGCCGTGACCCCGTCCCCCAAGGGCACCCTGCTGTCCGTCGTGATACCTTTTTACAACATGGCCACCTATATCCGCGAATGCGTCGATTCCATAAAGGCCTCCCAACACCAACACCTGGAGATCATCATTGTCGACGACGGGAGTAAGGGCCCCGAGAACCTGGAGATCCTCATGACCCTGGAAAGCGAGCCGGGGATCCGGGTCCTCCACCAGGCCAACGGCGGCCTGGCCCACGCCCGCAACGTGGGCGCGTCCGTGGCGACCGGGGAATACCTGGCATTTCTCGACGCCGACGACACCGTCCATCCCGGGTACTACCGGAAGGCCATCCGCGTCCTGGAAGCCTACGACAACGTCTCTTTCGTGGGGTCCTGGGTACAATACTTCGGCACCACCCACCATACCTGGGCCGCCTGGAACCCCGAGCTGCCGTATGCCCTCTTACACAACCCCGTTTGCAGCGGGTCCCTGGTCTACAAACGGCAGGCCTTCCTGGAAGGCGGGCTCAACGACCGCGCCCTCGAATACGGGCTGGAAGACTACGACAGCGTGCTCCAACTGCTGTCCACCGGTCACCGGGGCGTCGTGTTGCCGGAAACCCTTTTCCGCTACAGGATCCGGAAGGACTCGATGATGCGGAACATGACCCATCAGAAACAATTGTACACCTACCAGCACATCAGCCACAAATACCCTGAGCTCTACCGTCACTATGCCGTAGACCTGTTCAACCTTTTCCAGGCCAACGGGCCCTCTTATGCGTACGACAACCCAACGGTGGAGATCACCGTCACGACCCACCAGGTCGAGGCCGACGGCCTGCGGGCAAGGCTCAAGCAAAAGTTCAAACGGATTCCGGGTGCCAAGCGCGTATATTTGACGCTTAAAGCCATGCTTCGATGA
- a CDS encoding DUF1345 domain-containing protein, whose product MYKEPVTFWRRLVHRLNHLRSINRLTIGVLFAILMSFVFLSIRMELLTRIMLGWDLYCFCIMVLVGITWFTMGAAQMRIQARIQDNSRGVVFALVLTASLTSLAGVMVLLSHKAAWVLPRQAEACIYLTGVALSWFLVHIVFTQHYAHAYYGDHPCHPDKEAGGLQIPGDTPPNYLDFAYFSFVIGMTFQVSDIAITSQHIRKWVLLHGLLSFVFNTVIVALTINEVVSLQS is encoded by the coding sequence ATGTACAAGGAACCCGTTACGTTCTGGAGACGGCTCGTACACCGTCTCAATCACCTTCGCTCCATCAACCGCCTCACGATCGGTGTGTTGTTCGCTATCCTGATGAGTTTTGTTTTTTTGTCCATCCGTATGGAACTCCTCACCCGCATCATGCTGGGGTGGGACCTTTATTGTTTCTGCATCATGGTCCTCGTCGGGATCACCTGGTTTACTATGGGGGCTGCGCAGATGCGCATCCAGGCGCGGATTCAGGACAATTCACGGGGTGTTGTTTTTGCACTGGTCCTGACGGCCAGCCTGACCAGCCTGGCGGGTGTTATGGTCCTACTTAGCCACAAGGCGGCCTGGGTCCTGCCGCGGCAGGCGGAAGCGTGTATCTACCTGACCGGCGTTGCCCTTTCCTGGTTCCTGGTCCACATTGTGTTTACCCAGCACTACGCGCACGCCTATTACGGCGATCACCCCTGCCATCCCGATAAAGAGGCGGGTGGGCTCCAGATCCCCGGGGATACCCCTCCTAACTACCTGGACTTCGCGTACTTCTCGTTTGTCATCGGGATGACCTTCCAGGTATCCGATATTGCCATCACGTCCCAGCATATCCGGAAATGGGTACTGTTGCACGGGCTCCTGTCCTTTGTTTTCAATACCGTGATCGTCGCCCTTACCATCAATGAGGTGGTGAGCTTGCAGTCCTGA
- a CDS encoding response regulator, producing MHNTGKTILVVDDYELIVERLTALLEELAYVAQVWSARSYTESVALLGTQVPDIALLDIHLPDRSGIDLLDYIKDRYPAVRVIMISNQVNPTYKVLCQEKGADFVIDKSNDYEMIPNLIASLSGCS from the coding sequence ATGCACAATACCGGAAAAACGATCTTGGTAGTGGACGATTACGAATTGATCGTGGAAAGGTTGACGGCCCTGCTGGAGGAGTTAGCATACGTGGCACAAGTATGGTCCGCCCGCTCGTATACCGAGTCGGTGGCCCTCCTGGGAACCCAGGTACCCGATATAGCGCTGTTAGACATTCACCTGCCCGACCGATCCGGGATCGACCTCCTGGACTATATCAAGGATCGTTATCCCGCCGTACGCGTGATCATGATCAGCAACCAGGTGAATCCAACGTATAAGGTCCTTTGCCAGGAAAAAGGCGCGGACTTCGTAATTGATAAATCCAATGACTACGAAATGATACCGAACCTCATCGCTTCCCTTTCCGGTTGTAGCTGA
- a CDS encoding ABC transporter ATP-binding protein translates to MSIDKDIAIKAVGISKVFRLSEDSHNTVKHRLFNLFNPPRTKRFEAVKRLDLEIKKGECIGLIGRNGSGKSTLVKLLAGVYPVTTGTVEIQGHTLLMNLGVGMSHALTARENIYISASVLGLSIKEIDKIFDTIIEFAELQEFVDTKIQFFSSGMVARLGFSIAVNAGADIMFLDEIFAVGDLKFQEKAIKVFESSWIEGKTVILVSHSMDVVRKYCGRTAFMRHGSLVYFGDTSTAVDLYTQDNH, encoded by the coding sequence ATGAGTATAGACAAAGACATCGCCATTAAGGCCGTTGGGATCAGCAAGGTATTCCGTCTTTCCGAAGACAGCCACAATACGGTCAAGCACCGTCTTTTCAATCTATTCAACCCGCCCCGCACCAAGCGGTTCGAGGCCGTAAAGCGCCTCGACCTGGAGATCAAAAAAGGGGAATGCATCGGTTTGATCGGGCGCAACGGCAGCGGCAAGTCCACGCTCGTCAAGCTCCTCGCCGGCGTCTATCCCGTCACCACCGGCACCGTGGAGATCCAGGGCCATACCCTCCTCATGAACCTCGGGGTAGGCATGAGCCACGCCCTCACCGCCCGCGAAAACATCTACATCTCCGCCTCCGTCCTTGGTCTCAGCATCAAGGAAATCGACAAGATCTTCGATACCATCATCGAATTTGCCGAACTCCAGGAGTTTGTCGATACAAAGATCCAATTCTTTTCCTCCGGCATGGTCGCCCGCCTGGGCTTTTCCATCGCCGTCAACGCCGGGGCCGACATCATGTTCCTCGACGAGATCTTCGCCGTCGGCGACCTCAAATTCCAGGAAAAAGCCATCAAAGTCTTTGAATCCAGCTGGATCGAGGGCAAGACCGTCATCCTCGTCAGCCACAGCATGGACGTCGTCCGCAAATACTGCGGACGCACGGCGTTTATGCGTCACGGGAGCCTGGTGTACTTTGGGGATACATCGACGGCCGTGGATTTGTATACGCAGGATAATCACTAA
- a CDS encoding LytR/AlgR family response regulator transcription factor → MKTTCLIADDEPLARDLLVGYVGNLEDLDLKGVCNNAMETFAFLQRQPVQLLFLDIQMPKITGLDLIRSLHERPSIIITTAYREFAADGFELEVLDYLVKPISFDRFLKSVSRFYHYNTREAAPEVNTFDKAYMYCKVNRELVRIYLKDILYIESIKDYVRIVTGAQQYVTYQRIGYMEEKLPSDKFLRVHKSFIVSVEHIDSYNADTVTVGGHPLPLGRNYRDAFRKLLST, encoded by the coding sequence ATGAAAACAACGTGTCTGATCGCGGACGACGAACCGCTGGCCAGGGACCTCCTGGTGGGTTATGTAGGAAACCTGGAGGACCTCGACCTGAAAGGCGTTTGCAATAATGCCATGGAGACCTTCGCATTCCTGCAACGGCAACCGGTGCAGTTACTTTTCCTTGACATACAAATGCCCAAGATCACCGGGCTGGACCTGATCCGTTCCCTGCACGAGCGGCCCAGCATCATCATCACGACGGCGTACCGGGAATTTGCCGCGGATGGGTTTGAGCTGGAAGTGCTGGACTACCTGGTGAAGCCGATTTCTTTCGACCGCTTTCTGAAGTCGGTGTCCCGGTTTTATCACTACAACACCCGCGAAGCGGCGCCGGAAGTCAACACCTTTGACAAGGCCTACATGTACTGCAAGGTAAACCGGGAGCTGGTCCGGATCTACCTCAAGGACATCCTGTATATCGAAAGCATCAAGGACTATGTGCGCATCGTGACGGGCGCGCAGCAGTATGTCACCTATCAGCGGATCGGGTATATGGAGGAAAAACTGCCGTCGGATAAATTTCTGAGGGTGCACAAATCATTTATTGTCTCCGTGGAGCACATTGACAGCTACAACGCGGACACGGTGACCGTGGGGGGGCATCCCCTGCCCCTGGGAAGGAACTATAGGGATGCCTTCCGGAAGCTCTTGTCTACATAA
- a CDS encoding response regulator — protein sequence MMRILIADDHTVVRKGLRQILLEAFPSAEIEEASDAESLVREALMDRWDVVITDLSMPGRSGLDALHQLKQELPKLPILVLSIHPEEQYAIRVLRAGAAGYLSKDMASEELVGAVQRVLLGKKYISPAVAEKLASSLDLDDDRLPHEQLSDREFDVLKLIAVGKSITEIAQMLSLSPTTISTYRSRILTKLGLKTNADLILYALEHHLVAS from the coding sequence ATGATGCGGATACTCATAGCTGATGACCACACTGTAGTCCGGAAAGGCCTAAGACAAATACTCCTGGAAGCCTTCCCCTCCGCCGAGATCGAGGAAGCCTCCGACGCCGAATCCCTCGTCCGGGAAGCCCTTATGGACCGCTGGGATGTGGTTATAACGGACCTGTCCATGCCCGGCCGCAGCGGTCTCGATGCCCTCCACCAGCTAAAACAAGAGTTGCCCAAGCTCCCCATCCTTGTCCTGAGCATCCACCCCGAGGAACAATACGCCATCCGCGTCCTCCGCGCCGGCGCCGCCGGTTACCTTTCCAAAGACATGGCCTCCGAGGAGCTCGTGGGCGCCGTCCAGCGCGTTCTCCTCGGCAAAAAATACATCAGCCCCGCCGTTGCCGAAAAACTTGCGTCCTCCCTCGACCTCGACGACGACCGCCTCCCCCACGAACAGCTGTCCGACCGCGAATTCGACGTCCTGAAGCTGATTGCCGTCGGCAAGTCCATCACGGAGATCGCGCAGATGCTGTCGCTGAGTCCGACGACCATCAGTACCTACCGGTCACGCATACTGACAAAGCTGGGGTTGAAGACCAATGCGGATCTTATCCTGTATGCGTTGGAGCATCACCTCGTGGCGTCCTGA
- a CDS encoding O-antigen ligase family protein: MTSTQENILLALCTAFFCALFISPMDAAPLVMDTTVAALCLYSAWIAGRGGEARREAQAGRGDAAGGSLPDGAGWSTRVWAARIWEGKILLLWVALFAWTVLSAALSKNQPEGWSYVVLRLPLMAFPLSVGALRLREQLRDRILLSYALVVTAGCLACLVYAWLQYRHTGYTAYLYDDSLTELSSVQSVYVALMVEIALFAMGYLRTKKYSRWLLACMAFLLVFQFMLASRIGLILLYTIALGVALWYYGFQKRRWGRVIAIAACMGVIGLSCVFFFPKTINRFHELAYTGYQYQSNGVESHYDMPVTADQWNGANIRLAVWRCTWDVCRTHLWTGVPVGDKREALVQRYKEVGFDFAVRSRRNTHDTYLDVLLTYGVPGLAVFLLGFVAGPLWKLGRGAARRDKEGRDGTGRNILGLIVVILFTVSMITETYIDRSVGCVLLGFFYAFVLSDYPAYTNPRPSMYPQSTPGSRDA, encoded by the coding sequence ATGACGTCGACCCAAGAAAATATCCTTCTGGCCCTGTGTACGGCTTTTTTCTGCGCTCTTTTTATATCCCCTATGGATGCCGCACCACTGGTGATGGACACCACAGTGGCTGCGCTATGCCTGTACAGCGCGTGGATCGCGGGGCGCGGGGGCGAGGCGAGGCGCGAGGCGCAGGCGGGGCGCGGCGACGCCGCAGGCGGCAGCCTGCCGGACGGCGCCGGATGGTCCACCCGTGTGTGGGCCGCACGGATATGGGAGGGCAAGATCCTCCTCCTGTGGGTCGCCCTCTTCGCATGGACCGTCCTCAGCGCCGCACTCTCAAAGAATCAACCCGAAGGCTGGTCCTACGTGGTCCTGCGGTTGCCGCTGATGGCCTTCCCCCTCTCGGTGGGCGCGTTGCGGCTACGCGAGCAACTGCGGGACCGCATCCTGCTGAGCTACGCGCTGGTGGTCACCGCCGGCTGCCTGGCCTGTCTCGTCTACGCCTGGCTCCAATATAGGCACACCGGCTATACGGCCTACCTGTATGACGACAGCCTGACCGAGCTGAGCTCGGTACAATCGGTGTACGTGGCGCTGATGGTGGAAATCGCGCTTTTTGCGATGGGTTACCTGCGCACAAAAAAGTACAGCCGCTGGCTCCTTGCCTGTATGGCCTTCCTGCTGGTCTTCCAGTTCATGCTCGCAAGCCGGATCGGGTTGATCTTGCTGTATACCATAGCGCTGGGGGTAGCCCTTTGGTATTACGGCTTTCAAAAGAGGCGCTGGGGCAGGGTCATCGCCATAGCAGCTTGCATGGGGGTCATCGGGTTGTCGTGTGTCTTCTTTTTCCCAAAAACGATCAATCGCTTCCACGAATTGGCGTATACGGGATACCAGTACCAGAGCAATGGCGTGGAAAGCCATTACGATATGCCGGTGACGGCGGACCAGTGGAATGGGGCCAATATCCGGCTGGCGGTCTGGCGGTGTACCTGGGACGTCTGCCGCACGCACCTGTGGACGGGGGTACCGGTGGGGGACAAACGCGAAGCGCTGGTGCAACGCTATAAGGAGGTGGGTTTCGACTTTGCGGTTCGGAGCCGGCGGAATACGCACGATACGTACCTGGATGTGCTCCTGACGTATGGGGTACCGGGGCTGGCGGTGTTCCTGCTGGGGTTCGTGGCGGGGCCGCTGTGGAAGCTGGGACGCGGCGCGGCGCGGCGCGACAAAGAGGGCCGCGACGGGACGGGCCGCAACATCCTGGGTCTGATCGTGGTGATCCTGTTCACGGTCTCCATGATCACGGAGACGTACATCGACCGCAGCGTCGGCTGCGTCCTCTTAGGCTTCTTTTACGCCTTTGTGCTTAGTGATTATCCTGCGTATACAAATCCACGGCCGTCGATGTATCCCCAAAGTACACCAGGCTCCCGTGACGCATAA
- a CDS encoding ABC transporter permease — MTKSILKARSMERMWLLAKIEFKLRYYENKLGLLWALLKPVMDICIYYVAFKVILRQDIPNFASYLFIGLIIWNFFLESTTGTVQILHNKKYLYEYSNMDKMEIYTSTLMSNAIGFFFNFLMFLLFFNLIQTHGAGLSWYNLWIIPIFINVYFLSLAISLILSTIYIIAKDIHQIWQVFTAMLLFLSPIFYPQDKFEARLPYFSYVNPLSGIIINARRVLMQGQAPDYRLMGADFVYALILLIFGVTLLARLGSQAAEKL; from the coding sequence ATGACAAAAAGCATCTTGAAAGCCCGGTCCATGGAAAGGATGTGGCTCCTGGCCAAGATCGAGTTCAAGCTCCGGTATTACGAGAATAAGCTCGGTCTCCTGTGGGCCCTGCTCAAGCCCGTTATGGATATATGTATCTATTACGTGGCGTTCAAGGTGATCCTCCGGCAGGACATTCCCAACTTTGCCAGCTATTTGTTCATAGGGTTGATCATCTGGAACTTTTTCCTCGAATCCACGACGGGGACCGTGCAGATATTGCACAACAAAAAGTACCTCTACGAATACAGCAACATGGACAAGATGGAGATCTATACCTCCACGCTCATGAGCAACGCCATCGGGTTTTTCTTCAATTTCCTCATGTTCCTGTTGTTCTTCAACCTCATCCAAACCCACGGTGCGGGCTTGTCCTGGTACAACCTCTGGATCATCCCGATCTTTATCAACGTGTACTTTTTGTCCCTCGCCATAAGCCTGATCCTATCCACGATCTACATCATTGCTAAAGACATCCACCAGATCTGGCAGGTGTTTACCGCGATGCTGCTCTTTCTCAGCCCCATCTTTTACCCACAAGACAAGTTCGAGGCAAGGCTACCTTATTTTTCCTACGTCAATCCGCTGTCCGGGATCATCATCAACGCCCGGCGGGTCCTCATGCAGGGCCAGGCCCCCGACTACAGGCTGATGGGGGCGGATTTCGTTTATGCCTTGATTTTGTTGATCTTCGGTGTAACTTTGCTCGCCCGTCTGGGGTCTCAGGCTGCAGAAAAACTATGA
- a CDS encoding glycosyltransferase codes for MKIVHVVEAFASGIAVFINSLVENMKEDQHLIIHGEREHVMKADEVKRQFKGVHVSFLRWPSACRNIRPLKDIRASLELYRFLKDLRDNREVDVVHLHSSKGGFLGRVVCRLLRIRKVIYTPNGAPFLVGKSAFSNRLYKVLEQLGARFGGKVVCCSLSEWQAYRDLGIDATQINNGIKLTGEPSKAPLDDTGFTVVTSGRIAAQKNPTLFNAIARYFEEWSTITFVWVGDGDERARLTARNIHVTGWLPKEQASALIRDADVYLSTARFEGLSFAGLEALQLEKPVLLTDCIGNRDMHARGSNGDLFKNEGEAVVKLLRYFNNRLMLPVMGRHSAALCASEFNIQDTYHQYRSLYKSDII; via the coding sequence ATGAAAATTGTGCACGTCGTGGAGGCGTTTGCCTCCGGAATAGCGGTTTTTATAAACTCCCTCGTCGAGAACATGAAGGAGGACCAGCACCTTATTATCCATGGGGAGCGGGAACACGTCATGAAGGCCGACGAGGTCAAGCGGCAATTCAAGGGCGTGCACGTTTCCTTTTTGCGCTGGCCCTCGGCCTGCCGGAATATCCGTCCCCTGAAAGACATCCGGGCATCGCTGGAGTTGTACCGCTTTCTAAAGGACCTCCGGGACAACCGCGAGGTCGACGTGGTCCATTTGCATTCTTCCAAGGGCGGTTTCCTGGGCCGGGTCGTGTGCCGGTTGCTCAGGATCCGCAAGGTGATCTATACCCCCAACGGCGCGCCCTTCTTAGTGGGTAAGAGCGCCTTTTCCAACAGGTTATACAAGGTCCTCGAACAACTGGGCGCGCGCTTTGGCGGCAAGGTGGTGTGTTGCTCGCTTTCCGAATGGCAGGCGTACAGGGACCTCGGCATCGACGCCACCCAGATCAACAACGGGATCAAGTTGACAGGCGAGCCATCAAAGGCGCCGTTGGATGACACCGGCTTCACCGTCGTCACCAGCGGCCGTATCGCCGCCCAGAAAAACCCCACGCTTTTTAACGCCATCGCCCGTTATTTCGAGGAATGGTCCACAATCACCTTTGTATGGGTAGGGGATGGGGACGAACGCGCCCGGCTCACCGCCCGCAACATACATGTAACGGGCTGGTTGCCAAAGGAACAGGCCAGCGCCCTGATCCGCGATGCGGATGTCTACCTGTCCACCGCCCGGTTTGAAGGCCTCAGCTTCGCCGGCCTGGAAGCCCTCCAACTGGAAAAACCCGTCCTCCTCACCGATTGCATCGGCAACCGGGACATGCACGCCCGCGGCTCCAACGGCGACCTGTTTAAAAATGAAGGCGAGGCCGTCGTCAAGCTCCTCCGTTATTTCAACAACCGGCTGATGCTGCCCGTGATGGGCCGTCATTCCGCCGCGCTGTGCGCCAGCGAGTTCAATATACAAGACACCTATCATCAATACCGAAGTTTGTACAAATCCGATATAATATGA
- a CDS encoding PAS domain-containing sensor histidine kinase, whose amino-acid sequence MALARLLSGFFGRRSVQGLAFTEHRFRSLIENGMEVITLMDEHFMPIYRSPASIRLTGWTTEERRKTGMLAYIHPEDLPNVRKTLDETFNQPGRPLRISLRSLHKQGHYVWYEGTVTNLLQDKNIGAIVVNLHDVTEAKMAEERLRESHEELRQLASHLQDIREEERTAMAREIHDELGQQLTGLKMDVSWLLKRADLGDELLRSKLRGILSLLDATVGTVRRLAAELRPAILDDLGLPDALEWHSKQFTERFGIHCVVDITGEKAALPPGLATGLFRIFQEALTNVARHAKATAVSAELDMADDRIDLTITDNGKGFDVRNIIGGRKTLGLLGMKERALMMGGKCEWSSHPGKGTTIRVSVPLQPDLIETTL is encoded by the coding sequence ATGGCATTGGCTCGCTTGCTATCAGGCTTTTTTGGGAGGCGTAGCGTCCAAGGTCTGGCTTTCACCGAACACCGGTTCCGGTCGCTTATCGAGAATGGGATGGAAGTCATTACCCTCATGGACGAACACTTCATGCCTATCTACCGGAGTCCAGCGTCTATCAGGCTTACCGGCTGGACCACCGAAGAACGGCGGAAGACCGGCATGCTTGCCTATATCCACCCCGAAGACCTGCCCAACGTCCGGAAAACACTGGACGAAACGTTCAACCAACCCGGCCGTCCCCTTAGGATTTCCCTTCGCTCACTACACAAACAAGGACACTACGTCTGGTACGAAGGCACCGTGACGAACCTCCTCCAGGACAAAAACATCGGCGCCATCGTGGTCAACCTCCACGACGTCACCGAAGCGAAAATGGCGGAGGAGCGGCTCCGGGAGTCCCACGAGGAGCTCCGGCAGCTCGCCTCCCACCTCCAGGACATCCGGGAAGAAGAACGGACCGCCATGGCCCGGGAGATCCATGACGAGCTCGGCCAGCAGCTCACCGGTTTAAAGATGGACGTGTCCTGGTTGTTGAAACGCGCTGACTTAGGCGACGAGCTGTTGCGGTCAAAGCTTCGCGGCATCCTCAGCCTCCTCGACGCGACGGTCGGCACCGTCCGCCGGCTCGCCGCCGAACTCCGGCCCGCCATCCTTGACGACCTCGGTCTGCCCGACGCCCTCGAATGGCACAGCAAACAGTTCACCGAGCGCTTCGGGATCCATTGCGTGGTAGACATCACCGGTGAAAAGGCGGCCCTCCCGCCAGGCCTCGCCACCGGTTTGTTCCGTATCTTCCAGGAAGCATTGACCAACGTCGCCCGCCACGCTAAGGCCACCGCGGTATCCGCGGAGCTCGATATGGCCGACGACAGGATCGACCTTACCATCACCGATAATGGCAAAGGTTTTGACGTGCGGAACATTATCGGCGGTAGAAAGACCCTCGGGTTGTTGGGGATGAAGGAGCGCGCCCTCATGATGGGGGGCAAGTGCGAATGGTCCAGCCACCCGGGAAAAGGCACGACGATACGCGTCTCCGTGCCGTTACAACCTGACCTCATTGAAACCACCCTATAA